One stretch of Armatimonadota bacterium DNA includes these proteins:
- a CDS encoding arylsulfatase yields MLSFLLLSTIATRAPDGPNVIIVMTDDQGYGDFGFHGNPLVETPNLDAMARASARMTNFYVSPVCTPTRANLMTGRYNHRTRAIDTWKGRAMLDPDEVTIAEILRDAGYRTGIFGKWHLGDNYPVRAIDQGFEEALVHRSGGLAQSADHVDAPNRYTDPILWHNGRPVQTEGFCTDVFFDAALEWMTEQHENGEKFFAYIPTNAPHGPFHDVPGDLYEHYKKKDLSNKVFEGREGHALPDNVNEDQLARIFAMIANVDQNVGRLFEKVEELGISDDTLVIFLNDNGPNTRRYVSGMRGMKSEVYEGGVRSPMWLHWPGRLEPGAESPCVTAHFDVLPTLLEACGIDVPEGLRLDGRSFWQVLTEEEAPWVDRTIVIMAHRGDEPQRYHNFLVRNQRWKLLHNSKFGRDRFEGDANFELYDMENDPLETKNVASDHPEIVNELRRAYDKWFDDVGLTRLDNYGPVRIWTESPDGLPIALHRHEWRVPPDDQSAGTWQLHVPASGSFDVKVYFRTQTNGGTATLVLNGEAHESKTVTDGWFRFERIELRAGDLALGSFMQSGEEIQQAWQIEISRS; encoded by the coding sequence ATGCTCTCGTTCTTGCTCTTGAGCACCATCGCGACACGGGCGCCCGACGGCCCAAACGTCATCATCGTCATGACCGACGACCAGGGGTACGGAGACTTTGGATTCCACGGCAACCCGCTCGTCGAGACGCCGAACCTCGACGCGATGGCGAGGGCGAGCGCGCGAATGACGAACTTCTACGTCAGCCCGGTTTGCACCCCGACACGGGCCAACCTGATGACTGGCCGCTACAACCACCGCACAAGGGCGATCGACACGTGGAAGGGTAGGGCGATGCTCGACCCGGACGAGGTTACGATCGCCGAGATTCTTCGCGACGCGGGGTACCGAACTGGCATCTTCGGCAAGTGGCATCTCGGCGACAACTACCCGGTGCGCGCGATCGACCAGGGGTTCGAGGAGGCGCTCGTCCACCGTAGCGGCGGGCTCGCGCAGTCCGCAGACCACGTCGATGCACCAAACCGTTATACGGATCCGATCCTCTGGCACAACGGCCGCCCGGTCCAGACGGAGGGCTTTTGCACCGACGTTTTCTTTGACGCAGCACTGGAGTGGATGACGGAACAGCACGAGAACGGAGAGAAGTTCTTCGCGTACATACCGACAAACGCTCCGCACGGGCCATTCCACGACGTCCCCGGCGATCTGTACGAGCACTACAAGAAGAAAGACCTGAGCAACAAGGTGTTCGAGGGAAGGGAAGGACACGCACTCCCCGACAACGTCAACGAAGATCAGCTGGCGCGCATCTTCGCGATGATTGCGAACGTCGATCAAAACGTCGGACGGCTGTTCGAAAAGGTGGAGGAGCTCGGAATATCCGATGACACGCTGGTCATTTTCCTGAACGACAACGGTCCGAACACGCGCCGTTATGTGTCGGGGATGCGCGGGATGAAGTCGGAGGTTTACGAGGGCGGTGTGCGCTCGCCGATGTGGCTGCACTGGCCGGGCCGGTTGGAGCCCGGGGCAGAATCACCCTGCGTCACAGCGCATTTCGACGTTCTTCCGACACTGCTGGAGGCTTGTGGAATCGACGTGCCAGAGGGCTTGCGGTTAGACGGGAGGAGCTTTTGGCAGGTCTTGACCGAAGAAGAGGCACCGTGGGTAGACCGGACCATAGTGATCATGGCCCATCGTGGAGACGAGCCGCAGCGGTATCACAACTTCCTCGTGCGAAACCAGAGATGGAAGCTTCTGCACAACAGCAAGTTCGGACGTGACCGCTTCGAAGGCGATGCGAACTTCGAGCTTTACGACATGGAGAACGATCCGCTCGAAACGAAGAACGTCGCCTCTGACCACCCGGAGATCGTGAATGAACTTCGACGGGCGTACGACAAGTGGTTCGACGACGTTGGATTGACAAGGCTTGATAACTACGGCCCAGTCCGGATCTGGACCGAGTCGCCTGATGGGTTGCCGATCGCGCTCCACCGGCATGAGTGGCGGGTGCCGCCCGACGATCAGAGCGCCGGCACCTGGCAGCTCCACGTGCCTGCGAGTGGCTCGTTCGACGTGAAGGTGTACTTCCGTACTCAAACGAATGGTGGTACGGCGACCCTCGTACTCAACGGCGAAGCCCACGAGTCGAAGACCGTCACAGACGGTTGGTTCAGATTTGAGCGAATAGAGCTCCGGGCAGGCGACCTCGCTCTGGGCTCGTTCATGCAATCCGGCGAAGAGATACAGCAAGCGTGGCAGATCGAGATCAGCCGGTCCTGA